A segment of the Methylomonas paludis genome:
CCAAAACCTTTGACCTCTGTCACCGTAACGCCGGACACGCCTATTTCGGATAACGCCTCCCTCACGTCATCCAGCTTAAAAGGCTTAACGACCGCTGTTATTAATTTCATATTTAACCACCTTTAATGCTTGAGTTTAAAAATTCCCACTATCACGCAAGCATGATATATGCCACTCTACAAGCTAATGATTTATATTACCTTTTAATTTATCCCTTGTTGAAATTAAGCTTTAACGCACTATTTAGGTGCAGACAGGCGCTAACCGCACCACAACACATCGCATTAAGTGAACGCCCAACCAATTACCAACACATTAGCCACCCCACAACCCTTTTAAAACCAACTAAAACCTCAAAACCCAGGCGAATACAGAGACCAAAGCTAGATCATTTATGGCCCATCAGTCTGTCAGGATCAATCCAATATCTCTGGCAACAGATACCCCATAAATTGCCAGAATCGCGATAGTGATCAGCTCATAACGATCCCTCACACTATCTGTTTAGTGACTAAAATCATGAGATTGCCAGCTTCTATCAACCCATTACCGTAACTTGATACAGGAACTTTTATCAGGCTTATCTATATACTCATATTTAGCTCAATCAACATCATTGCTTGCACCAATAAGCTTCAAAAATGCATTGGATTGGTGCGACCAACAATGGTCGCACCAATTTGGAGCAACATTTCCCGCCCAAAACATCGCTATCCCTTTGATTTTCAATGAAGTAAATCTGGCCTAGAAAATGCATTAGTATTTTCAGTAGTAACTAAAAACAAGAGGAAATTATCATGAAATTAAAGAAGGTTACCCACAAGCTGCAGACCCGCACTTGTCTTGCCAGCCTGGTTTTAATGAGTGCCACCACCGCTCATGCCGACAACTGGAAAGATGCTTCAGGTGCGTTTGAAGCCAGCGGCTATAATATTAATGATCTTAATTTTTTTAAGAAAAACAATCTTAAGCTGGGCGGCTGGGTAGAAACCAGTATCAGCGCCAATGATAACGCTAGACACGATGGCTTTAACGGCCCGGTAACTTTCCAGGATCGTACTTCAGAGTTGCAGCTCAATCAGCTAAATATGTTTTTGCAAAAAGGTGTAACTGCTAGCGGAGATACCTTCGATTGGGGCGGTCGTTTCGACATCATGTTTGGCAGCGACTCCATCTTTACTCAAGCCTATGGTAACCCTACTTATAATCCAAACACTGGAGCCGCAGAACCTCGCGGCAACTGGGATCTTAAGCTCAGCGGCGATCGTTTTTACGGCTTTGCCATGCCGAATGCCTACGCCGAATTCAACTTGCCTATGGGTGAAGGCTTGAATATTAAAGCGGGTCATTTTTATACGCCTGTTGGCTATGAGGTTGTAACCGCACCGGATAACTTCTTTGTCACCAAGCCCTATACCTTCCAATACGGGGAGCCTTTCACACACACCGGCTTGTTGGGTAGCTATACTTTCAACCCCAACTGGAACGTAACAGCCGGTGCCCTGACAGGTAGCTCGACTGGTGGTTGGGACGGCAGTTTCAACCGCAATCTGGCAACTTGGTCAGGCTTGCTGGGCGGCACCTGGACCAGCGATGATGCGGGTACCTCTTTATATATTTCCGGTACCGCCGGCCCACAATCTGATAACAACAGTAGCTTCTGGGGTATTTTCAGTATCGTCGGCAAACACAATATCACCGACAAACTCCACTTGATCCTGCAACATGACCACGGTTATGCCAATAACGTCATCACCGGCAACGGCCTGAATGCTGTGGCAGCTGGATCAACAACCAGTGCACTGCAAAATGCCGAATGGTATGGTCTTAACTCCTATCTGTTATATGATGTGACGGACAAACTCGGTGCCGGTTTACGTGCGGAATGGTTCCGTGACAACAACGGCTGGCGGATAGACGGCCCGGGTCGTTGCGGCGCAGCGGCAAATACCAACGGTTATGGCGCCTCAGCAACCAACTACAACTACGCATGTAATTCAAGTGCCTTCGGCGCATATCCATTTGCAGGCAGCGGCTATTATGAGCTGACCGCAGGTTTGGTTTACAAACCTATCAAATGGTTGAATCTGCGTCCTAACGTGCGCTTCGACTATGCTAACGCAGCACAATTTGCTGGCGGGAAAGAGCACACTCAAGTATTGTTCACCGCAGACGCTGTGGTGATATTCTAAAGTTATCATGAACTAGGTTTTGCTTGTTCCCTTTAGCTTCCATTGCAGCGATGCCTTGGAAGCTTTTGCTTTTATAGCTCTTTGCAGTAACTGGTAATTGATGCTATTGTTACCAACGTTTTACCACACTATCATAATAATAATTTTGTAGGAGACCATTGACGATGTCCTCAG
Coding sequences within it:
- a CDS encoding porin, which gives rise to MKLKKVTHKLQTRTCLASLVLMSATTAHADNWKDASGAFEASGYNINDLNFFKKNNLKLGGWVETSISANDNARHDGFNGPVTFQDRTSELQLNQLNMFLQKGVTASGDTFDWGGRFDIMFGSDSIFTQAYGNPTYNPNTGAAEPRGNWDLKLSGDRFYGFAMPNAYAEFNLPMGEGLNIKAGHFYTPVGYEVVTAPDNFFVTKPYTFQYGEPFTHTGLLGSYTFNPNWNVTAGALTGSSTGGWDGSFNRNLATWSGLLGGTWTSDDAGTSLYISGTAGPQSDNNSSFWGIFSIVGKHNITDKLHLILQHDHGYANNVITGNGLNAVAAGSTTSALQNAEWYGLNSYLLYDVTDKLGAGLRAEWFRDNNGWRIDGPGRCGAAANTNGYGASATNYNYACNSSAFGAYPFAGSGYYELTAGLVYKPIKWLNLRPNVRFDYANAAQFAGGKEHTQVLFTADAVVIF